The region TAAAATTACTTACTAATGATTTTTAAAAATAAAAAAGGCAAAAAAAAAGAGTTAGAAGCTTTCGCTTCTAACTCTTTATGAGTTTAGTATATCTACTAAGTTTCAAATTAGAAAGAGTATTTTAACTCAATTCTAAATTTGTCACTTTCTTGTTTAGCAGTAGCACCAAAAGTTTTTAATTCTCTTTCATACATTGAGTAGTAAGAAGAGATTTTGAAGTTTGAACTCATTTGGTAAGCAGCTTCAACTAAGATTTCTTCTTTTTCTTCGTCAGCAGCTTTTACCATATAGTTGAATGGTAATGTTGTTGTATCAACTGCTCTTTCATCAGAATCAGAGTTAGCATAAGTTAAACCGAAAGTATATTTATCAATTGCAACTTCACCACCTAAGTAGTATGCACTAGCATCAGAATCATCACCGATTTCGATTTGCTCAAAGAACCACTCAGAAGCAGCATCACCAGTAGCGTTATCAATAGAAACTCTGTTTAATCCGAAGTCATTGTTATCACCAGTTACAGCATAACCAGCTTTAACAGTGAACATTCCAAATGTAGCATCTAAGTCAAGTTTAGTTAACTCAGCATCATTATCTGCTCCAAATATTGGTGCAGCCGCTCCTACAGTTAACGGTACTGTAGCATTTTGAATATGAGAATCAACTTCTAAATCTGTGTGCATAAAAGAAATATTAACTGGTCCTAAAGAACCTGCTAATTTTAATGAGTAACCATCTAATGCATCTTCAACATCTGCATACCATAATTCAGCGTTAACTGGTCCTAAAGAAGCTAAAATAGCAGCTTCAATTGCATCTTTACCATCTAACCAATCTGGATCGATATATTGAACAGTACCTTGTGCATTTGCAACAGTTGTAGCTACACCACCAGAAGTTACATCATGGTTATTGAAGTAACCAGCAGCGAATGTAAACATATCTCCAACTGGAACTAAAGCAACGATACCAGTACCTTCAGCATCATCAACCATTGGTCCAGGGATATCTTGTTTACCAGCCATGATTGTAGCATATGGTAATTTGAATGTAAAGTAAGCATCTTCTAATTGGATATTAGCTTTTGCATCACCAGTTGAATCAGTTAAATTAGCAGCAATATCAATTTTTGCATTGAAAGTAGTAATATCATTTACTGGAACTACAGCATTAACTTCAACATCATAATCATTTAATTGATCATTAGCAGTAGTAACGTTTGATTTAACTCCACCAATAGTAGTAGTTGCGTTGATGTCATCAAATCTGTATCTTGCCATACCAGAAATTTCAACACCTTTGATAGCTTCAGTTAAAGAAGCAGCGTTTGCAGAAGTCATACCAGCTACTGCAACAGCAGCTACTAAACTCATTTTTGCGAATTTTTTCATTTGTTCTCCTAAATTTCGAAATTTTAATCAGTTAACCGGACGCGCGAACAATCTATAGTAAATATACTTAGATACTTTTCCGGATGACCGTTGGACAAATTTTACAGAAGTAAAAATAAAAGTTTTCTTAAAGTGGTTTAAAAGATTAGGAAAGATGGGTTTTTTAAGCTAAATTTAACATAAAATAGAAAATTATTTATTTGTTTGAAATAGAAACTATACAATTTGTTAAAATATTAGGTTTTGAAATATTTATCTTAAGTTTT is a window of Halarcobacter sp. DNA encoding:
- a CDS encoding major outer membrane protein codes for the protein MKKFAKMSLVAAVAVAGMTSANAASLTEAIKGVEISGMARYRFDDINATTTIGGVKSNVTTANDQLNDYDVEVNAVVPVNDITTFNAKIDIAANLTDSTGDAKANIQLEDAYFTFKLPYATIMAGKQDIPGPMVDDAEGTGIVALVPVGDMFTFAAGYFNNHDVTSGGVATTVANAQGTVQYIDPDWLDGKDAIEAAILASLGPVNAELWYADVEDALDGYSLKLAGSLGPVNISFMHTDLEVDSHIQNATVPLTVGAAAPIFGADNDAELTKLDLDATFGMFTVKAGYAVTGDNNDFGLNRVSIDNATGDAASEWFFEQIEIGDDSDASAYYLGGEVAIDKYTFGLTYANSDSDERAVDTTTLPFNYMVKAADEEKEEILVEAAYQMSSNFKISSYYSMYERELKTFGATAKQESDKFRIELKYSF